From one Rhizobium lentis genomic stretch:
- a CDS encoding 2'-deoxycytidine 5'-triphosphate deaminase: MMARDTGILADRAIAALFETGRLNSERELDRDQIQPASLDLRLGSKAFRVRASFMPGPSHLVSDKLDRLSLHVIDLSQGAVLETGCVYIVPLMESLALPADMSASANPKSSTGRLDIFTRVITDYAQEFDKIPAGYSGPLYLEISPRTFPIVVRRGSRLSQIRFRVGQSVLGEPELLKLHESETLVAAKQPNVSGGGIALSIDLTGDKDGLIGYRGKHHTAVVDVDEKDQHDIFDFWEPLYSRGRNELILDPDEFYILVSREAVHVPPDYAAEMTPFDPLVGEFRVHYAGFFDPGFGHAPAGGRGSRAVLEVRSHEVPFILEDGQIVGRLVYEHMQEKPASLYGSGLGSNYQAQGLKLSKHFRI; encoded by the coding sequence ATGATGGCTCGCGACACTGGAATTCTGGCGGACCGCGCGATCGCGGCGCTGTTCGAAACGGGGCGTCTGAACTCCGAGCGGGAGCTGGACCGCGATCAGATCCAGCCGGCAAGTCTCGACCTGCGCTTAGGAAGCAAGGCCTTTCGAGTGCGCGCCTCCTTCATGCCCGGCCCCTCGCATCTGGTGTCGGACAAGCTCGACCGGCTGAGCCTGCATGTGATCGATCTCTCCCAGGGCGCGGTGCTCGAGACCGGCTGCGTCTATATCGTGCCGCTGATGGAGAGCTTGGCGCTGCCGGCCGACATGTCCGCCTCGGCCAATCCGAAGAGCTCGACCGGCAGGCTCGATATCTTCACCCGCGTCATCACCGACTATGCGCAGGAATTCGACAAGATCCCGGCTGGTTACTCCGGCCCGCTCTATCTCGAAATCAGCCCGCGCACCTTCCCGATCGTCGTGCGCCGCGGCTCGCGCCTGTCGCAGATCCGCTTCCGCGTCGGTCAGTCCGTGCTGGGCGAGCCGGAACTCCTGAAGCTGCATGAAAGCGAAACGCTGGTTGCAGCCAAGCAGCCGAACGTTTCCGGTGGCGGCATTGCGCTGTCGATCGACCTGACAGGCGACAAGGACGGCCTGATCGGCTATCGCGGCAAGCATCACACCGCCGTCGTCGATGTCGATGAGAAGGATCAGCACGATATCTTCGATTTCTGGGAGCCGCTCTATAGCCGCGGCCGCAACGAGCTGATCCTCGATCCCGACGAATTCTATATCCTCGTCTCGCGTGAGGCCGTGCACGTGCCGCCGGATTATGCCGCCGAGATGACCCCCTTCGACCCGCTGGTCGGCGAATTCCGTGTCCATTACGCCGGCTTCTTCGATCCTGGCTTCGGTCATGCGCCGGCCGGAGGGCGCGGCAGCCGCGCCGTGCTCGAAGTGCGCAGCCACGAAGTCCCCTTCATCCTCGAAGACGGCCAGATCGTCGGTCGCCTGGTCTATGAGCATATGCAGGAAAAACCGGCCAGCCTCTACGGCTCCGGCCTCGGCTCCAACTACCAGGCGCAGGGCCTCAAGCTCTCGAAGCACTTTCGCATCTGA
- a CDS encoding VOC family protein translates to MRLNHLDFHVPDIAATADFFIRHFGLRLKDMRGQNGLAILEDDSGLEIVFSHAIAKFGTADQVDLQRQTYHIGFILPERANVDAVHAGLAAAGAALSGPPAAMRGGWLFYCTAPGNILVEVGWRPG, encoded by the coding sequence ATGCGCCTGAACCATCTCGATTTTCACGTACCCGATATTGCCGCGACGGCGGATTTCTTCATCCGCCACTTCGGCCTGAGGCTGAAGGATATGCGCGGCCAGAATGGTCTGGCGATCCTGGAAGACGATTCCGGCCTCGAAATCGTCTTCAGCCACGCGATCGCCAAGTTCGGCACCGCCGATCAGGTCGACCTGCAGCGTCAGACCTATCATATCGGCTTCATCCTGCCTGAAAGAGCGAATGTCGATGCGGTCCATGCCGGGCTGGCTGCTGCCGGCGCTGCGCTTTCCGGCCCTCCGGCGGCGATGCGCGGCGGCTGGCTGTTTTATTGCACGGCGCCTGGAAACATTCTGGTCGAAGTGGGTTGGCGGCCGGGTTAG